One segment of Argiope bruennichi chromosome 11, qqArgBrue1.1, whole genome shotgun sequence DNA contains the following:
- the LOC129957208 gene encoding uncharacterized protein LOC129957208, with protein sequence MPMPSLYNICLQRVYDLLKTEMWKTCPSNPFSYLPNHMVDDLMTITQAHFKIDPPTVADMFLPLTSGKITLLDLTPFNLTRERDVCVNVMRANSFMSVQVLIWYSQDSSSMSLVQVFICLCPNLEEFYSILRPNFKIFRMCEKLRILKFCPTRGMLRSDCALGFPVDYNELSSMKNLEVLYLPNASASRVAKVLQHCPQLISLGLVDSLDGLVKIHEDRLEKDLGHLGHFRLRRCVWGKNIEDKLLEFRKKLYVPEGFHTFVSMYRLQYPEKVAAAVSLCPLVEELVICTINSDSLKELKKLKNLTLLSINFRYCDDDYLPNFTELLKVIGHQLQHLSVICSSPLPVDIIYNHCPILETLDIDGYVTKSKPVPISLNVFLKRLRITAGDAKSLRLFLSNCKCLEEISLNDVLSLDDNLLFQILALNPMRELKVLGILNSSLSRKGFQMILEKGICLERVSFSAFGEEVSCMVKTLIEELELNYVDFNQIEKERVFHYMLDVSRF encoded by the coding sequence ATGCCGATGCCTTCACTTTACAATATCTGTCTACAAAGAGTCTATGATCTACTGAAGACAGAAATGTGGAAAACTTGCCCCTCAAATCCATTTTCGTACCTTCCAAATCATATGGTGGACGATCTCATGACAATCACACAGGCCCATTTTAAAATTGACCCTCCAACAGTTGCTGATATGTTCTTGCCCTTAACAAGTGGCAAGATCACACTCCTCGATCTCACTCCCTTCAATCTGACGAGAGAACGGGATGTCTGTGTCAATGTAATGCGCGCAAACAGCTTCATGTCCGTGCAAGTTTTAATCTGGTATTCACAAGATAGCAGCAGTATGTCTTTGGTTCAGGTTTTCATATGCTTATGTCCGAACTTAGAAGAATTTTACTCGATACTCCGTCCTAACTTCAAAATCTTCCGGATGTGTGAGAAGCTGCGTATTCTTAAATTCTGCCCTACACGTGGAATGCTGAGATCCGACTGTGCTCTTGGTTTTCCTGTGGACTATAATGAATTGTCATCTATGAAAAATCTGGAAGTACTTTATTTACCTAATGCGAGCGCATCTAGGGTAGCCAAAGTTCTCCAACATTGTCCCCAGCTGATATCATTAGGACTTGTTGATTCTCTTGATGGTTTGGTGAAGATTCATGAAGATCGACTCGAAAAGGATTTGGGCCATCTGGGTCATTTTAGATTAAGAAGATGTGTCTGGGGAAAGAACATAGAAGATAAACTCCTGGAATTTAGAAAGAAACTTTATGTGCCTGAAGGATTTCATACATTCGTTTCTATGTATAGGTTACAATATCCTGAGAAGGTAGCAGCTGCCGTTTCCCTCTGCCCACTTGTCGAAGAATTGGTAATTTGTACTATCAACAGCGATTCTCTTAAGGAGTTGAAAAAGCTGAAGAATCTGACTCTTCTAAGTATCAACTTTCGTTATTGTGATGATgactatttaccaaatttcaccGAACTTCTAAAAGTGATAGGACATCAGCTGCAACACCTTTCTGTGATTTGCTCGAGCCCATTGCCAGTTGACATCATATATAATCATTGCCCTATTTTGGAGACTCTAGACATTGATGGATATGTAACTAAAAGCAAACCTGTACCTATTTCCCTCAATGTATTCCTTAAGCGACTGCGAATCACGGCAGGTGATGCAAAAAGTCTTCGCCTTTTCCTTTCCAATTGCAAATGCTTGGAGGAGATATCTCTCAATGATGTTCTAAGCTTAGATGACAATCTCCTATTCCAAATATTGGCATTGAATCCTATGAGAGAACTGAAAGTTCTTGGAATTTTGAATTCTAGTCTCTCAAGAAAAGGATTCCAGATGATTCTGGAAAAGGGAATTTGCTTGGAGAGAGTTTCTTTTTCTGCATTTGGAGAGGAAGTTTCTTGTATGGTAAAAACTTTAATCGAGGAGCTTGAACTTAATTATGTTGACTTTAATCAGATAGAAAAGGAAAGAGTTTTTCATTATATGTTAGATGTGTCAcgtttttaa
- the LOC129956510 gene encoding uncharacterized protein LOC129956510 has protein sequence MLLSKLKQQIVSYANINTEVACEENPFVVAVVTPIIKRSLSLPTSQEITFFDSISSCDSESHSVMFMLASCAAGAVLVEIFIAKGQTEDSYKQGFTLVLNILKELVFHRHTTFITADLNIEVSALKKIWPESQHYLCIFHVGQALWRWLWDSKNGIPNNYRRQLVSQFQKIMYAETPT, from the exons ATGTTATTGTCa aaattgaagCAACAAATAGTATCGTATGCAAATATCAATACAGAAGTTGCCTGTGAAGAAAATCCTTTTGTTGTTGCAGTTGTGACGCCTATTATAAAAAGATCTCTCAGCTTACCAACATCTCAGGAGATCACTTTTTTTGATTCTATAAGTTCCTGTGATTCAGAAAGCCATTCTGTGATGTTCATGCTTGCATCCTGTGCTGCGGGAGCAGTTCTTGTGGAAATCTTCATTGCAAAAGGTCAGACAGAAGATTCATACAAACAAGGCTTTACCTtagttctgaatattttaaaagaattggttTTCCATCGTCATACAACTTTCATTACTGCtgatttaaatattgaagtttctgctttaaagaaaatttggccTGAAAGTCAGCATTACCTTTGTATTTTTCATGTAGGGCAGGCTCTTTGGAGATGGCTTTGGGATTCTAAAAATGGAATCCCAAATAATTATAGGAGACAACTCGTgtctcagtttcaaaaaataatgtatgcTGAGACACCAACTTGA